In Alicyclobacillus macrosporangiidus CPP55, a single window of DNA contains:
- the glnA gene encoding type I glutamate--ammonia ligase encodes MRTAYTRDQILQIAKEQNVRYIRLQFTDLFGVVKNVEIPVDQLPKALDNKIMFDGSSIEGFVRIEESDMYLIPDLSTWLIFPWDSGQGRVARLICDIHLPDGQPFPGDPRGVLKRVLSEAKAMGFNSFNVGSEPEFFLFKMDENGRPTQEVNDEGGYFDWAPLDLGENCRREIVLTLEAMGFEIEASHHEVAPGQHEIDFKYSDAVEAADNIATFRLVVKTIARQYGLHATFMPKPVFGINGSGMHCHLSLFRNGQNAFYDERDELGLSTTCRHFLAGILAHARGFTAICNPLVNSYKRLVPGYEAPSYVAWSAKNRSPLVRIPAARGASTRIEVRSPDPSGNPYLTIAVMLAAGLDGIRNQLSLPPAVNRNIYVMTEREKQEAGIWSLPENLGQALEELSRDEVIVQALGEHVFTHFVEAKRIEWNLYRTQVSEWEREQYLSMY; translated from the coding sequence ATGCGCACGGCGTATACGCGGGATCAGATTTTGCAGATTGCGAAGGAACAGAACGTCCGCTACATACGGCTCCAGTTTACGGATCTTTTCGGGGTTGTCAAAAACGTGGAAATCCCGGTGGATCAGTTGCCGAAGGCACTCGACAACAAGATCATGTTCGATGGGTCGTCCATCGAAGGATTCGTCCGGATTGAAGAATCGGACATGTATCTCATTCCCGACCTGTCGACGTGGCTCATCTTCCCCTGGGACTCCGGGCAAGGGCGGGTGGCACGCCTCATCTGCGACATCCATCTCCCGGACGGTCAACCGTTCCCGGGCGATCCGCGCGGCGTCCTCAAGCGGGTCCTGAGTGAGGCCAAGGCCATGGGATTCAACTCGTTCAACGTGGGCTCCGAGCCGGAATTCTTCCTCTTTAAGATGGACGAGAATGGCCGGCCCACCCAAGAGGTCAACGATGAGGGCGGCTATTTCGACTGGGCGCCGCTCGATCTCGGTGAGAACTGCCGGCGGGAGATCGTCTTGACGCTCGAAGCGATGGGATTTGAAATCGAAGCGTCTCATCACGAGGTGGCGCCGGGCCAGCACGAGATCGACTTCAAGTACTCAGACGCCGTGGAAGCGGCGGACAACATCGCCACCTTCCGGCTGGTGGTGAAGACCATCGCTCGCCAATACGGCCTGCACGCGACCTTCATGCCGAAACCGGTGTTCGGGATCAACGGATCGGGGATGCATTGTCACCTGTCTCTGTTCCGAAACGGCCAGAATGCGTTCTACGACGAAAGGGATGAACTCGGGCTGAGCACCACGTGCCGGCATTTCCTGGCTGGTATCTTGGCGCACGCACGCGGATTCACGGCCATCTGCAATCCGCTGGTCAACTCCTACAAGCGGCTTGTACCTGGCTACGAAGCGCCGAGTTACGTCGCTTGGTCGGCGAAGAACCGTTCCCCCTTGGTCCGCATCCCGGCGGCGCGCGGGGCGAGCACCCGGATCGAGGTCCGCAGCCCGGACCCTTCGGGAAACCCGTACCTCACCATCGCGGTCATGCTGGCAGCCGGCCTGGATGGCATCCGCAATCAGCTCTCGCTGCCGCCAGCCGTCAACCGGAACATCTACGTGATGACGGAACGGGAGAAGCAGGAAGCCGGCATCTGGAGCCTGCCCGAAAATCTCGGGCAAGCGCTGGAGGAGTTGAGCCGGGACGAGGTGATCGTGCAGGCCTTGGGCGAACATGTGTTTACCCATTTTGTCGAGGCCAAACGGATCGAATGGAACCTGTACCGAACCCAGGTCAGCGAGTGGGAACGCGAGCAGTACCTGAGCATGTATTGA
- a CDS encoding MerR family transcriptional regulator: MDLNTRKEMPVFSISVVQKLTGLSARQIRYYEQHGLVKPARSQGNQRLFSFLDVERLLQVRELLDSGMNMAGVRAYFEKNKHQVPGRQAEPSDKELFRWMESQVLEPSSRGAESEFQGDLSRLLRRRP, from the coding sequence GTGGACCTGAACACGCGCAAGGAGATGCCGGTGTTTTCCATCAGCGTGGTTCAGAAACTCACCGGTCTGTCGGCCCGGCAGATTCGTTACTATGAGCAGCATGGCCTCGTGAAGCCGGCGCGATCGCAGGGAAATCAACGCCTGTTCTCCTTTTTGGACGTGGAGCGGCTCCTGCAGGTGCGCGAGCTGCTTGATTCCGGGATGAACATGGCCGGCGTGCGGGCGTACTTCGAAAAGAACAAGCACCAGGTGCCTGGCAGGCAGGCGGAGCCGTCAGACAAGGAGCTGTTCCGCTGGATGGAGTCCCAGGTGCTTGAGCCCTCGTCGCGGGGGGCGGAATCGGAATTCCAAGGCGATTTGTCGCGGCTTCTGCGGCGCAGGCCGTGA
- a CDS encoding aminotransferase class I/II-fold pyridoxal phosphate-dependent enzyme — protein sequence MKGSAREAAVRLVEACRREVAGRLQEVDELALANQRRVLEAMWAERVSASDLHGSTGYGYGDEGRDKLERVYARVFGAEAALVRPQVVSGTHALRLGLFGVLRPGDHLVFATGAPYDTLEAVVGLRPASGSLAEWGVSHTVVPLADDGKVDLDRVRAALTPRTRVVFFQRSRGYSDRRALSVAELEVCFRALRAERDGLVLMVDNCYGEFVEDREPTHAGADLVMGSLVKNPGAGIAPTGGYVAGRAEWVARAADQLTAPGLGAEAGPSLGVLRLFYQGLFLAPHTVAQALKGSILAARVLECLGLDVSPRWNEPRADLILAARFEDPGRLLAFCQAVQGAAPVDAFARLEAAPMAGYEDRVVMAAGTFIQGGSLELSADAPMRPPYIGYLQGGLTLEHVVIALEQIASAYLEGTRCASRTAATMPAPEPADASGKR from the coding sequence TTGAAGGGGAGTGCCCGGGAAGCAGCGGTGCGCCTGGTGGAGGCGTGCCGGCGCGAGGTCGCGGGAAGGCTGCAAGAAGTGGACGAGCTGGCCCTGGCCAATCAGCGCCGGGTCCTGGAGGCCATGTGGGCGGAGCGGGTCTCCGCCTCCGATCTGCACGGTTCCACGGGCTACGGATATGGCGACGAGGGGCGCGACAAGCTGGAGCGCGTGTACGCGCGCGTGTTCGGCGCAGAAGCCGCTTTGGTGCGCCCTCAGGTGGTCTCGGGGACGCACGCGCTGCGCTTGGGACTGTTTGGCGTCCTGCGCCCGGGCGACCACTTGGTGTTTGCCACGGGCGCGCCGTACGACACCCTGGAGGCGGTGGTGGGGCTGCGCCCGGCGTCGGGCAGTCTCGCCGAATGGGGGGTGTCGCACACGGTGGTACCCTTGGCAGATGATGGAAAGGTGGATTTGGATCGCGTGCGCGCGGCCCTGACGCCGCGGACGCGGGTGGTGTTCTTCCAGCGATCCCGCGGGTACAGCGACCGGCGCGCCCTCTCCGTGGCGGAGCTGGAGGTCTGCTTTCGCGCGCTGCGGGCCGAGCGCGACGGCCTGGTCCTGATGGTCGACAACTGTTATGGTGAGTTCGTAGAAGATCGAGAGCCAACCCACGCGGGCGCGGACTTGGTGATGGGGTCGTTGGTCAAAAACCCTGGAGCGGGCATCGCGCCGACGGGCGGTTACGTGGCCGGGCGCGCGGAGTGGGTGGCCCGCGCGGCAGACCAGCTGACGGCCCCCGGGCTCGGGGCGGAAGCGGGTCCAAGCCTCGGGGTGCTGCGTCTCTTCTATCAGGGCCTGTTCCTCGCGCCACACACGGTGGCCCAGGCGCTGAAGGGCTCCATCCTCGCCGCGAGGGTGTTGGAGTGCCTTGGACTGGACGTGTCACCGCGCTGGAACGAACCGCGCGCGGATCTGATCCTCGCCGCGCGATTTGAGGACCCGGGTCGCCTGTTGGCGTTCTGCCAAGCGGTGCAGGGGGCGGCACCGGTGGACGCCTTTGCGCGCCTGGAGGCGGCGCCGATGGCAGGCTATGAAGACCGGGTGGTGATGGCGGCGGGGACGTTCATCCAGGGCGGATCGCTGGAATTGTCGGCCGACGCTCCGATGCGCCCGCCTTACATCGGGTACCTGCAAGGGGGCCTGACATTGGAGCACGTGGTCATCGCCCTCGAGCAGATCGCCAGCGCGTACCTTGAGGGCACTCGCTGTGCGTCGAGAACCGCGGCGACGATGCCGGCGCCCGAGCCCGCGGACGCGTCCGGGAAGCGTTAA
- the hflX gene encoding GTPase HflX: MTVQTTRVVLGVRRLPREPERAFEARVAELMGLCEAAGATVCAVCTQTRERVDAALYLGSGKIGEIRAQVAACGAELVIFDGELSPAQVRNLENRLDCRVLDRTQLILDIFALRARTREGRLQVEIAQLQYLLPRLTGRGVEMSRLGGGIGTRGPGETKLETDRRRIRERIDRLREALADVRRTRRVQRARRSEAVPSVALVGYTNAGKTTLLARWTADRGAGDVPAGRERLFDTLDPIARRVRSSSSGELVLMDTVGFVQDLPHLLVDAFRATLEEVLAADLIVHVVDATGPVETRLETTYRVLGEIGALDKPVLTWFNKMDAARWQPAPDPHAAVTLYGSAASGEGVSALYDAVDRLLALDPVEVHVAGPLQAQEVWREIARAGAVTDVQELGPGEAEAVVRVPRRWADRLCRRIRAASDAFRVTVTGGVVR, from the coding sequence ATGACGGTGCAAACGACGCGGGTGGTGCTCGGCGTGCGGCGGCTGCCCAGGGAACCGGAGCGGGCGTTCGAGGCGCGGGTCGCGGAGCTGATGGGGTTGTGCGAAGCGGCAGGCGCCACCGTGTGCGCGGTCTGCACGCAGACGCGCGAGCGCGTCGACGCTGCGCTGTATTTGGGCAGCGGTAAAATCGGCGAGATCCGAGCGCAGGTAGCCGCCTGCGGAGCGGAGTTGGTCATCTTCGACGGAGAGCTGAGCCCCGCGCAGGTTCGCAACCTCGAGAACCGGCTGGACTGCCGGGTGCTGGACCGCACCCAGCTCATCCTGGACATCTTCGCGTTGCGGGCGCGCACCCGGGAAGGGCGGCTCCAGGTGGAGATCGCGCAACTGCAGTACCTGCTGCCTCGGCTGACGGGCCGAGGCGTCGAGATGTCCCGGCTCGGCGGCGGTATTGGGACCCGCGGACCCGGAGAGACCAAGCTCGAAACCGACCGGCGGCGCATCCGCGAGCGGATCGACAGACTGCGGGAGGCGCTGGCAGACGTCCGCCGGACACGAAGGGTGCAGCGGGCGCGCCGCAGTGAAGCGGTGCCTTCCGTGGCATTGGTCGGGTACACGAATGCCGGGAAGACCACCCTGTTGGCCCGTTGGACGGCCGACCGAGGCGCCGGTGACGTCCCGGCCGGCAGAGAGCGCCTGTTTGACACGCTCGATCCGATCGCCCGGCGGGTCCGCAGCAGCAGTTCAGGCGAGTTGGTGCTGATGGATACGGTGGGGTTCGTTCAGGACCTGCCCCATCTGCTGGTTGATGCGTTTCGGGCGACCTTGGAGGAAGTACTCGCGGCGGACCTCATCGTGCACGTGGTGGATGCCACCGGTCCCGTCGAGACCAGGCTGGAGACGACGTACCGGGTGCTGGGCGAGATCGGTGCGTTGGACAAGCCCGTGCTGACGTGGTTCAACAAGATGGACGCGGCTCGGTGGCAGCCGGCGCCGGACCCGCATGCGGCCGTGACCTTGTACGGTTCGGCGGCTTCGGGGGAGGGCGTGTCGGCACTGTACGATGCAGTCGATCGCCTGCTCGCACTCGATCCGGTGGAAGTGCACGTCGCCGGGCCGTTGCAGGCGCAGGAGGTGTGGCGCGAGATCGCCCGCGCCGGTGCGGTGACGGATGTGCAGGAGCTGGGGCCGGGTGAAGCCGAGGCGGTGGTGCGCGTGCCGCGGCGTTGGGCGGATCGCCTGTGCAGGCGCATCCGGGCCGCGAGCGACGCGTTTCGTGTGACGGTGACAGGAGGGGTGGTTCGTTGA
- a CDS encoding GTPase, with the protein MKRSLVIGKTNVGKTLFCIHFARYMGVRELRWLVEEADGRTDCRLMSLAEAEASLSDAHPHRTRCLQSVAVEFPAGKTVRQLLLTDTTGLTEGIHPEPALREAMAQTLRAMTDANLILHMVDAGAIGRALRGQVADPGCAWDALESQLAEFGMRHGGYVLLANKMDLPGAMDGYRFLCKRYSRQRVLPVSALHGTGFREVKQVVWRFA; encoded by the coding sequence GTGAAGCGAAGCCTCGTCATCGGCAAGACGAACGTCGGCAAGACCCTGTTTTGCATCCACTTCGCCCGCTACATGGGCGTGCGGGAGCTGCGTTGGCTCGTCGAAGAGGCAGACGGGCGCACCGACTGCCGCCTCATGTCGCTGGCGGAGGCCGAGGCATCCCTCTCGGACGCCCATCCCCACCGGACGCGGTGTCTGCAGTCTGTCGCTGTCGAGTTCCCGGCAGGGAAGACGGTTCGCCAACTGCTGTTGACCGACACCACGGGCCTGACGGAGGGGATCCACCCGGAACCGGCGCTGCGCGAGGCGATGGCCCAGACGCTGCGGGCGATGACGGACGCGAACCTGATCCTGCACATGGTCGACGCAGGGGCCATCGGCCGAGCCCTTCGCGGGCAGGTCGCTGACCCCGGCTGCGCCTGGGACGCTCTCGAATCCCAACTGGCCGAATTCGGCATGCGGCACGGGGGATACGTGCTGCTGGCCAACAAGATGGACCTACCGGGGGCGATGGACGGCTACCGCTTCCTGTGCAAACGGTATTCCCGCCAACGCGTCCTGCCCGTCTCCGCACTGCACGGGACTGGGTTTCGGGAGGTGAAGCAGGTTGTCTGGCGGTTTGCTTGA
- a CDS encoding AAA family ATPase produces the protein MIRLPVEPRPPFPKRHADSVIDQYRQGQIALQEALKRLSGDPGSETVKSQPGLTKERLESILSELDTLVGLEPVKAVVREIFAYLYMQERRRQHHLQCEPVVLHMVFKGNPGTGKTTVARMLARMFHACGLLERGHLVEVERADLVGEYIGHTAQKTREVVKKALGGVLFIDEAYSLARGGEKDFGREAIDCLVKSMEDHRNEFIAIIAGYEAEMDWFLATNPGLPSRFPIHITFPDYDVPALLEIARRTAAQRQYRLSPEAEQKLRSHLEWACRCAKGTEFSNARFVRNLVEKAIRMQAVRLFDVPRLSRDQAMTLQPQDFRWEGIMP, from the coding sequence GTGATCCGATTGCCTGTGGAACCGCGTCCCCCTTTTCCGAAGCGACATGCCGATTCCGTGATCGATCAATACCGGCAGGGCCAGATCGCGCTGCAGGAAGCTTTGAAACGCCTCTCGGGCGATCCCGGGTCCGAAACGGTGAAATCCCAACCTGGATTGACCAAGGAGCGGCTTGAGTCCATCCTCTCCGAACTGGACACGCTCGTCGGGCTCGAGCCGGTGAAAGCGGTGGTCCGCGAGATCTTCGCCTACCTGTATATGCAAGAGCGCCGCCGCCAGCACCATTTGCAGTGCGAGCCGGTAGTCCTTCACATGGTGTTCAAGGGCAACCCTGGCACCGGAAAGACCACCGTGGCCCGCATGCTGGCGCGGATGTTCCACGCCTGCGGGCTGCTCGAACGCGGGCATCTGGTCGAGGTGGAGCGTGCGGATCTGGTCGGCGAATACATCGGGCACACCGCGCAGAAGACCCGCGAGGTGGTGAAGAAGGCCCTCGGCGGGGTGCTGTTCATCGACGAAGCCTACTCGTTGGCCCGCGGCGGAGAGAAGGACTTCGGGCGCGAGGCCATCGATTGCCTGGTCAAGAGCATGGAGGACCACCGCAACGAGTTCATCGCCATCATCGCCGGTTACGAGGCGGAGATGGATTGGTTCCTCGCCACCAATCCAGGTCTGCCGAGCCGCTTCCCGATCCACATCACGTTTCCCGACTACGACGTCCCGGCGCTTCTGGAGATCGCGCGGCGCACCGCGGCGCAGCGGCAGTACCGTCTTAGCCCCGAGGCCGAGCAGAAGCTGCGCAGCCATTTGGAATGGGCGTGCCGGTGCGCCAAGGGAACGGAATTTAGCAACGCGCGGTTTGTACGCAACTTGGTCGAGAAGGCCATCCGCATGCAGGCCGTGCGCTTGTTCGATGTTCCCCGGCTGAGCCGGGACCAGGCGATGACACTGCAGCCACAGGATTTTCGGTGGGAGGGGATCATGCCGTGA
- a CDS encoding spore germination protein — MEPNATTVQAVPISPRLQDNVDYVNDQIGIGTNWDIIAKPFQFGGVRMMSYVSNGYFLTNHMVLILRDLHQCMQAFSEAHRDRSFTMHELMEHLIHEVAFVQVQALNRMDEAIHFILSGALVTFLDGFDQALMIDTRVYPMRSISTPDLERTVRGARDAFTETMLINTSLIRRRLREPRLRDELMQIGTNSKTDVCMMYIEGVTDPQLVQDIREKLRAIEVDALFMGQQTLVEHLGRVGWNPYPLVRLTERPDVATTALLEGQVVIVVDTSPNVIILPTSLFHHLQHPQEYQIYPLVGTYMRMVILVALILHVFLPGVFLLLNAHPDLMPTWLSFMRASRGDPLPLWAQLVLAEFGLDMLQLAVVNSPKELASAIGVLAAMLFGQFAVKIHLVQEGIMVYGGLVAIAQLAMASYELGSANQMARFWTIAWTALFGGWGFVISVASWFILLLKTESFGLPYLWPLVPFQWNHGFRQILFRPPMQTVANRNAISNVLRRRRAHRGGVA, encoded by the coding sequence TTGGAACCGAATGCGACCACAGTGCAGGCCGTCCCCATCTCGCCGCGCCTGCAAGACAATGTGGACTACGTGAATGACCAGATCGGTATAGGGACCAACTGGGACATCATCGCCAAGCCCTTCCAGTTCGGCGGCGTCCGGATGATGTCCTACGTGTCCAACGGTTACTTTCTCACCAACCATATGGTGCTGATCCTCCGCGATCTCCATCAGTGCATGCAGGCGTTCTCCGAGGCGCATCGAGACCGCTCGTTCACCATGCACGAGCTGATGGAGCATCTGATCCACGAGGTGGCATTCGTCCAGGTTCAAGCGTTGAACCGCATGGACGAGGCCATTCATTTCATCTTGTCCGGAGCGCTGGTCACTTTCCTGGACGGGTTTGACCAAGCCCTGATGATCGACACTCGCGTGTATCCGATGCGCAGCATCAGCACACCTGATCTCGAACGGACGGTCCGGGGTGCGCGAGACGCCTTTACCGAAACGATGCTGATCAACACGTCGCTCATCCGGCGGCGTCTGCGCGAACCGAGGTTGCGGGACGAGCTGATGCAGATCGGGACGAATTCGAAGACGGACGTCTGCATGATGTATATCGAAGGCGTCACCGATCCCCAGCTGGTGCAGGACATTCGGGAAAAGCTGCGGGCCATCGAGGTGGACGCCCTGTTCATGGGCCAGCAGACCCTGGTCGAACACCTCGGCCGCGTCGGCTGGAACCCGTATCCCCTGGTGCGGCTGACGGAGCGGCCGGACGTGGCGACCACGGCCCTGCTGGAGGGCCAGGTCGTGATTGTGGTCGACACCAGCCCCAACGTAATCATTCTGCCGACGAGCCTGTTCCACCATCTGCAGCATCCTCAGGAATATCAGATCTATCCGCTGGTCGGCACCTACATGCGGATGGTCATCCTCGTCGCGCTCATTCTGCACGTGTTCCTGCCGGGGGTCTTCCTGCTCCTGAACGCGCATCCGGACCTGATGCCCACGTGGCTCTCCTTCATGCGGGCGAGTCGGGGAGATCCGCTACCCCTGTGGGCCCAGCTGGTTTTGGCCGAGTTCGGCCTCGACATGCTGCAGCTGGCGGTCGTCAACTCGCCGAAGGAGCTGGCCTCCGCTATTGGCGTGCTGGCGGCTATGCTATTCGGTCAATTTGCGGTAAAAATTCACTTGGTTCAGGAGGGGATCATGGTATATGGGGGGCTGGTCGCCATCGCCCAGCTCGCCATGGCCTCCTATGAACTGGGCAGCGCCAACCAGATGGCTCGCTTTTGGACCATCGCCTGGACCGCCTTGTTCGGCGGATGGGGATTCGTGATCTCGGTCGCCAGTTGGTTCATCCTCCTGCTCAAGACGGAGTCCTTCGGATTGCCGTATCTGTGGCCGCTGGTGCCCTTCCAATGGAACCACGGATTCCGGCAGATCCTGTTCCGGCCTCCCATGCAGACGGTGGCCAACCGCAATGCCATCTCGAACGTGCTGCGCCGCCGGCGTGCGCACCGCGGCGGGGTGGCCTGA
- the hfq gene encoding RNA chaperone Hfq has protein sequence MSKQAINIQDTFLNQIRKEKVPVIVYLVNGFQIRGIVRAFDNFTIVLESDGKQQMIYKHAISTFTPMRAVTLHLNEQAPET, from the coding sequence ATGAGCAAACAGGCCATCAACATCCAGGACACCTTCCTGAACCAGATCCGCAAGGAGAAGGTGCCTGTCATCGTATACCTGGTCAACGGTTTTCAAATTCGTGGGATCGTGCGCGCCTTTGACAACTTCACCATTGTGCTGGAGTCGGACGGCAAGCAGCAGATGATCTACAAGCACGCCATCTCGACGTTCACCCCGATGCGAGCGGTGACGCTGCACTTGAACGAGCAGGCGCCGGAAACGTAA
- the miaA gene encoding tRNA (adenosine(37)-N6)-dimethylallyltransferase MiaA produces the protein MSGLKSLQGRPVLCIVGPTATGKSELGVLVAKAVGGEVLSADSMQVYRGMDIGTAKLTPEEMQGVPHHLIDLVDPDQRFTVADWKERADAIIARLHEAGKLPVVVGGTGLYIRAITEDLDFARQEGSAEVRARWRQFAAERGNEALYETLRRLDPETAERLHPNDVRRVIRALEVWELNQERLSERYDWRIQGGRYHTVQFGLSMARELLYHRVNQRVDQMMAAGLLDEVRRLCARGYGRDLPSMQAIGYKELAAHLAGEISLEDAVAQVKQNTRRFVKRQLSWFRRDPRITWIDRTAGPWPDAALQVVLPSAFALKAGIHVRGRE, from the coding sequence GTGTCCGGATTGAAATCTCTTCAGGGGCGGCCGGTGCTGTGCATCGTGGGGCCGACGGCGACCGGCAAAAGTGAATTGGGCGTCCTGGTGGCGAAAGCGGTCGGGGGCGAGGTTCTGTCCGCGGATTCCATGCAGGTGTACCGCGGCATGGACATCGGCACCGCCAAGTTGACCCCGGAGGAGATGCAGGGCGTGCCGCATCATCTCATCGATCTGGTGGATCCCGACCAGCGGTTCACGGTCGCCGACTGGAAGGAGCGAGCCGACGCGATCATCGCCAGGTTGCACGAGGCGGGTAAGTTGCCGGTGGTCGTCGGCGGCACCGGCTTGTACATCCGGGCCATCACGGAAGACCTCGATTTCGCGCGCCAGGAAGGATCGGCCGAAGTTCGGGCTCGTTGGCGTCAGTTTGCCGCCGAGCGGGGAAACGAAGCGCTGTACGAAACCCTGCGGCGGCTCGACCCGGAGACAGCCGAGCGCTTGCATCCGAACGACGTGCGCCGGGTCATCCGCGCGCTGGAGGTGTGGGAGCTCAACCAAGAGCGCTTGTCTGAGCGGTACGACTGGCGGATCCAGGGGGGCCGTTACCACACGGTGCAGTTCGGCTTATCGATGGCGCGGGAATTGCTGTATCATCGCGTTAACCAACGGGTCGATCAGATGATGGCTGCGGGTCTGCTGGACGAGGTCAGAAGGCTGTGCGCCCGGGGATACGGCCGGGATCTGCCATCGATGCAGGCTATCGGCTACAAAGAGTTGGCTGCGCACCTGGCGGGGGAAATTTCGCTGGAGGATGCCGTTGCACAGGTGAAGCAGAACACGCGCCGCTTCGTCAAACGCCAGCTGTCTTGGTTTCGTCGCGATCCGCGCATCACGTGGATCGATCGCACGGCAGGCCCTTGGCCGGACGCTGCATTGCAAGTGGTTTTGCCGTCCGCCTTCGCCTTGAAGGCAGGAATTCACGTCCGAGGCCGAGAATAA
- a CDS encoding class I SAM-dependent methyltransferase encodes MSDSDLSQKIDSFSLVCVTPWNASPAAVARTEALAEWFACPRVPRKRRSLARIFADEGVEGVLVAEDPPRLYHRTRPNEPFFFHPGVARPRLAALAHGIPDRLLRVAGICPGDVIVDATLGTGADSLVLAAGAGPAGRVIAIESSFVLAKLFTWAQQQRGHGYPGIDRLLERIDVQWGHHAELLASMPAGSADVVYFDPMFRNPIVDEDGNIEHARPWTDPRPISDEAWNEAQRVARRCVVLKERPQSDQFARFGLTPDKSRAKIAYGVWKKGG; translated from the coding sequence TTGTCTGATTCGGACCTCTCCCAGAAGATCGACTCGTTCTCTCTGGTGTGCGTGACGCCGTGGAACGCTTCCCCGGCCGCGGTGGCGCGAACCGAGGCCCTGGCCGAATGGTTCGCTTGTCCGCGTGTGCCGCGGAAACGCCGCAGTCTTGCGCGCATCTTCGCGGACGAGGGCGTGGAGGGCGTGCTCGTCGCCGAGGACCCGCCCCGTCTGTACCATCGGACGCGCCCGAACGAGCCCTTTTTCTTTCATCCGGGAGTCGCCCGTCCTCGGTTGGCCGCTTTGGCGCACGGGATTCCCGACCGGCTGTTGCGGGTGGCCGGCATCTGCCCCGGGGACGTGATCGTCGATGCCACCCTGGGGACGGGCGCCGACTCCCTGGTGTTGGCCGCCGGCGCCGGTCCCGCGGGACGGGTGATCGCTATCGAATCCTCCTTTGTCCTCGCCAAACTGTTCACCTGGGCGCAACAGCAGCGGGGCCACGGATATCCGGGGATCGACCGGCTGCTCGAGCGGATCGACGTCCAGTGGGGCCACCACGCCGAACTGCTGGCCAGCATGCCCGCGGGCAGCGCGGACGTGGTGTACTTCGATCCCATGTTTCGTAACCCCATCGTGGATGAGGACGGAAACATCGAACACGCCCGCCCGTGGACCGATCCCCGTCCGATATCGGACGAGGCATGGAATGAAGCGCAGCGGGTTGCCCGCCGCTGCGTGGTGCTGAAGGAGCGACCGCAATCGGACCAGTTTGCGCGCTTCGGCCTGACACCAGACAAATCCCGGGCCAAGATCGCGTATGGGGTGTGGAAGAAGGGGGGCTGA